The following proteins are encoded in a genomic region of Mustela erminea isolate mMusErm1 chromosome 3, mMusErm1.Pri, whole genome shotgun sequence:
- the LOC116587227 gene encoding translation initiation factor IF-2-like: MPAPFKDLSANKLKHPGPPLTLFQLTLGTVGLSAPPSAAAPWAVKTPQPGLQPLLPGGHQACPARHHTQQDFVFFLKKVDERGVLSAGAKSGNLQRPESPGAACPWLREQGNTVPPAPNSPGHRRPAAKVVKKKASRPAVEAKRIGRRGGACLQPAPGGSQRDRRLEARRRDSDRGSREEEPEVAAGGSGPGEGRLRVAKLTPSHPLAWRPECLRLRDRREGTGGSHKSAARRGGSGRVPLRRRRGQRRRRRLGDCSTVPEAGREPAELGEEPPRPGAKHAAPACSARVHPTQRGGDRAEAVAPGRCLGPDRLHVSPARSHVHRLSPVRRPDVLRINKMKLRATGGQIAPGPPNAHPRRNDLPTTAVSRRSPSARPEPAGQVAALARPRPPAPPHRPGGALPQSLIKKVAKLTLPKVVVACAPLSLPAMYSLKHD, from the exons ATGCCAGCCCCCTTTAAAGACCTCTCTGCAAATAAACTCAAACACCCTGGGCCTCCATTAACGCTCTTCCAGCTGACCCTGGGAACAGTGGGCCTTTCAGCTCCACCTAGTGCAGCAGCTCCCTGGGCAGTTAAAACACCCCAACCTGgcctccagcctctcctccctgggGGCCACCAGGCCTGCCCTGCCCGCCACCACACACAGCAGGACTTCGTCTTCTTCCTTAAAAAAG TGGATGAGCGAGGGGTGCTAAGCGCGGGAGCAAAGTCTGGAAATCTGCAGAGACCAGAGTCGCCCGGCGCAGCGTGTCCTTGGCTCAGGGAACAGGGAAACACGGTCCCTCCCGCCCCCAACAGCCCGGGGCACAGGAGACCTGCAGCcaaggtggttaaaaaaaaagcgTCCCGGCCCGCGGTTGAGGCTAAGAGGATTGGGAGGAGGGGTGGCGCGTGCCTCCAGCCTGCCCCTGGAGGCAGTCAGCGGGACCGCAGGCTGGAGGCGCGCCGGCGTGATTCCGACCGCGGGAGCCGGGAGGAGGAGCCGGAGGTGGCTGCGGGGGGCTCCGGCCCAGGCGAAGGAAGG CTACGAGTCGCCAAGCTGACCCCTTCTCATCCCTTGGCCTGGAGACCAGAGTGTCTTAGGCTCAGGGATAGGCGGGAAGGGACCGGAGGGAGCCACAAGTCTGCAGCCAGGCGGGGAGGAAGCGGGCGGGTGCCGCTCCGCAGGCGCAG GGGGCAGAGACGGAGGCGGAGGTTAGGGGACTGCAGTACCGTCCCCGAAGCGGGACGCGAACCGGCAGAGTTGGGAGAAG AGCCTCCGCGCCCGGGAGCTAAGCATGCTGCCCCCGCGTGCAGCGCCCGCGTGCACCCAACCCAGAGAGGGGGCGACAGGGCGGAGGCGGTGGCCCCCGGAAGGTGTCTGGGACCGGACCGGCTGCACGTGAGCCCAGCGCGGAGTCATGTGCACCGGCTCAGCCCGGTTCGGCGGCCGGACGTGCTGCGtatcaacaaaatgaaactcAGGGCGACAGGAGGGCAGATAGCTCCAGGTCCTCCGAACGCCCATCCCCGGCGGAACGACCTCCCCACCACTGCTGTCTCCCGCCGCAGCCCCTCCGCGCGGCCAGAGCCCGCGGGGCAAGTTGCAGCCCTGgcgcgcccccgcccgcccgcgcccccTCACCGGCCCGGGGGCGCTTTGCCGCAGTCATTAATAAAGAAGGTCGCCAAGCTCACCCTTCCAAAAGTTGTTGTTGCATGCGCCCCTCTCAGCCTCCCCGCAATGTACTCTTTAAAACACGACTGA